A window of the Branchiostoma floridae strain S238N-H82 unplaced genomic scaffold, Bfl_VNyyK Sc7u5tJ_1558, whole genome shotgun sequence genome harbors these coding sequences:
- the LOC118408140 gene encoding serine/threonine-protein phosphatase 6 regulatory ankyrin repeat subunit A-like isoform X4 — MAETFSDANGSLLYAAENGSVEGVKMALKAGAHIDFDHVYSQSVSSGTALYNASMLGHVDVVKLLLRKGASVAKRIKSSFTPLHAAAYEGLTEVVDLLVQHGATVDVRDGFQNTPLMAACGHNYVDTVRRLLELGARPYLTHGYLDERKTLKLCGRCKLTRYCSRDCQIQHWSVGHKKCCGHDVYSDDPAFKLYKSMAETMMACAHAK, encoded by the exons ATGGCGGAAACTTTCAGTGATGCGAATGGATCCCTGTTGTATGCTGCTGAGAACGGCTCAGTCGAGGGCGTTAAAATGGCTTTGAAAGCAG GTGCACACATTGACTTCGACCATGTGTACAGTCAGTCCGTAAGCAGTGGTACGGCATTGTACAATGCTTCCATGTTGGGACACGTTGACGTAGTGAAActgctgctccgcaagggggcgtctgtGGCGAAGAGAATCAAGTCTTCATTTACCCCCCTTCATGCAGCAGCATATGAAG GACTGACAGAAGTGGTGGACttgctggtgcagcatggtgcaacagTAGACGTACGAGACGGCTTCCAGAACACTCCACTCATGGCTGCTTGTGGCCACAACTATGTCGACACGGTTCGACGACTGCTTGAGCTTGGAGCAAGGCCTTATCTAACACACGGTTACTTAGACGAGAG gaaaaccctgaagctgtgcggccggtgcaagctgacccgctactgcagccgtgactgtcagatacaacactggtctgtcggacacaagaagtgctgtggacATGACGTGTACTCTGACGACCCCGCCTTCAAACTTTACAAGTCTATGGCAGAGACAATGATGGCATGTGCACATGCAAAATAA
- the LOC118408140 gene encoding poly [ADP-ribose] polymerase tankyrase-2-like isoform X3: MAETFSDANGSLLYAAENGSVEGVKMALKAGAHIDFDHVYSQSVSSGTALYNASMLGHVDVVKLLLRKGASVAKRIKSSFTPLHAAAYEGLTEVVDLLVQHGATVDVRDGFQNTPLMAACGHNYVDTVRRLLELGARPYLTHGYLDERALESSRPSLKLIEEVKKTKLLRCCNPKCGKPGYRKTLKLCGRCKLTRYCSRDCQIQHWSVGHKKCCGHDVYSDDPAFKLYKSMAETMMACAHAK; this comes from the exons ATGGCGGAAACTTTCAGTGATGCGAATGGATCCCTGTTGTATGCTGCTGAGAACGGCTCAGTCGAGGGCGTTAAAATGGCTTTGAAAGCAG GTGCACACATTGACTTCGACCATGTGTACAGTCAGTCCGTAAGCAGTGGTACGGCATTGTACAATGCTTCCATGTTGGGACACGTTGACGTAGTGAAActgctgctccgcaagggggcgtctgtGGCGAAGAGAATCAAGTCTTCATTTACCCCCCTTCATGCAGCAGCATATGAAG GACTGACAGAAGTGGTGGACttgctggtgcagcatggtgcaacagTAGACGTACGAGACGGCTTCCAGAACACTCCACTCATGGCTGCTTGTGGCCACAACTATGTCGACACGGTTCGACGACTGCTTGAGCTTGGAGCAAGGCCTTATCTAACACACGGTTACTTAGACGAGAG GGCCCTGGAATCGTCTCGCCCGAGTTTGAAGCTGATAGAGGAGGTAAAGAAGACCAAGCTgctgagatgctgcaaccctaaATGTGGGAAACCAGGCTACAG gaaaaccctgaagctgtgcggccggtgcaagctgacccgctactgcagccgtgactgtcagatacaacactggtctgtcggacacaagaagtgctgtggacATGACGTGTACTCTGACGACCCCGCCTTCAAACTTTACAAGTCTATGGCAGAGACAATGATGGCATGTGCACATGCAAAATAA
- the LOC118408139 gene encoding poly [ADP-ribose] polymerase tankyrase-2-like isoform X4, with protein MALYGIDANYDLLCAARYGELQDVKAALKAGRIDVVDLLVQHGATVDIRDGFQNTPLMTACVYNRVDIVKRLIQLGARPDVKDGYIAQRLGDYTGCDKSRRLIQAAAKTKLLRCCNPKCGKPGYRKTLKLCAGCKLTRYCSRDCQKQHWSVGHKKCCGHDAYTEEGPHPIDRMKSHPSTCPCKQERFKFPKTS; from the exons ATGGCATTGTATGGAATTGATGCAAACTATGACCTGTTGTGTGCTGCCAGGTATGGAGAACTTCAAGACGTTAAAGCGGCTCTGAAAGCTG GAAGGATTGACGTAGTGGACttgctggtgcagcatggtgcaacagTAGACATACGGGACGGCTTCCAGAACACTCCACTCATGACTGCTTGCGTCTACAATCGTGTCGACATCGTTAAGCGACTGATTCAGCTTGGAGCAAGGCCTGATGTAAAAGATGGCTACATAGCCCAGAG ATTGGGAGACTATACCGGCTGTGACAAGAGTCGGAGGCTGATACAAGCGGCGGCGAAgaccaagctgttgagatgctgcaaccctaagtgtggcaaacctggctacag gaaaaccctgaagctgtgtgccgggtgcaagctgacccgctactgcagccgtgactgtcagaaacaacactggtctgtcggacacaagaagtgctgtgggcatgacgcgTACACTGAAGAAGGGCCACACCCCATCGACAGAATGAAATCACATCCTAGCACATGTCCATGTAAACAAGAGAGGTTTAAATTTCCAAAGACGTCATGA
- the LOC118408139 gene encoding poly [ADP-ribose] polymerase tankyrase-2-like isoform X1: MALYGIDANYDLLCAARYGELQDVKAALKAGADIDFDHVDCESSSTGTALYNACMKGHIDVIKLLLRKGASTAKRDKTAFAPLHVAVHEGRIDVVDLLVQHGATVDIRDGFQNTPLMTACVYNRVDIVKRLIQLGARPDVKDGYIAQRLGDYTGCDKSRRLIQAAAKTKLLRCCNPKCGKPGYRKTLKLCAGCKLTRYCSRDCQKQHWSVGHKKCCGHDAYTEEGPHPIDRMKSHPSTCPCKQERFKFPKTS, from the exons ATGGCATTGTATGGAATTGATGCAAACTATGACCTGTTGTGTGCTGCCAGGTATGGAGAACTTCAAGACGTTAAAGCGGCTCTGAAAGCTG GTGCGGACATCGACTTCGACCACGTGGACTGTGAGTCCTCCAGCACTGGTACGGCGTTGTACAATGCTTGCATGAAGGGACACATCGACGTTATCAAACTGCTactccgcaagggggcgtctaCAGCGAAGAGAGACAAGACTGCATTTGCTCCCCTTCACGTAGCAGTACACGAAG GAAGGATTGACGTAGTGGACttgctggtgcagcatggtgcaacagTAGACATACGGGACGGCTTCCAGAACACTCCACTCATGACTGCTTGCGTCTACAATCGTGTCGACATCGTTAAGCGACTGATTCAGCTTGGAGCAAGGCCTGATGTAAAAGATGGCTACATAGCCCAGAG ATTGGGAGACTATACCGGCTGTGACAAGAGTCGGAGGCTGATACAAGCGGCGGCGAAgaccaagctgttgagatgctgcaaccctaagtgtggcaaacctggctacag gaaaaccctgaagctgtgtgccgggtgcaagctgacccgctactgcagccgtgactgtcagaaacaacactggtctgtcggacacaagaagtgctgtgggcatgacgcgTACACTGAAGAAGGGCCACACCCCATCGACAGAATGAAATCACATCCTAGCACATGTCCATGTAAACAAGAGAGGTTTAAATTTCCAAAGACGTCATGA
- the LOC118408139 gene encoding poly [ADP-ribose] polymerase tankyrase-2-like isoform X2, with translation MALKAGADIDFDHVDCESSSTGTALYNACMKGHIDVIKLLLRKGASTAKRDKTAFAPLHVAVHEGRIDVVDLLVQHGATVDIRDGFQNTPLMTACVYNRVDIVKRLIQLGARPDVKDGYIAQRLGDYTGCDKSRRLIQAAAKTKLLRCCNPKCGKPGYRKTLKLCAGCKLTRYCSRDCQKQHWSVGHKKCCGHDAYTEEGPHPIDRMKSHPSTCPCKQERFKFPKTS, from the exons ATGGCTTTGAAAGCAG GTGCGGACATCGACTTCGACCACGTGGACTGTGAGTCCTCCAGCACTGGTACGGCGTTGTACAATGCTTGCATGAAGGGACACATCGACGTTATCAAACTGCTactccgcaagggggcgtctaCAGCGAAGAGAGACAAGACTGCATTTGCTCCCCTTCACGTAGCAGTACACGAAG GAAGGATTGACGTAGTGGACttgctggtgcagcatggtgcaacagTAGACATACGGGACGGCTTCCAGAACACTCCACTCATGACTGCTTGCGTCTACAATCGTGTCGACATCGTTAAGCGACTGATTCAGCTTGGAGCAAGGCCTGATGTAAAAGATGGCTACATAGCCCAGAG ATTGGGAGACTATACCGGCTGTGACAAGAGTCGGAGGCTGATACAAGCGGCGGCGAAgaccaagctgttgagatgctgcaaccctaagtgtggcaaacctggctacag gaaaaccctgaagctgtgtgccgggtgcaagctgacccgctactgcagccgtgactgtcagaaacaacactggtctgtcggacacaagaagtgctgtgggcatgacgcgTACACTGAAGAAGGGCCACACCCCATCGACAGAATGAAATCACATCCTAGCACATGTCCATGTAAACAAGAGAGGTTTAAATTTCCAAAGACGTCATGA
- the LOC118408139 gene encoding poly [ADP-ribose] polymerase tankyrase-2-like isoform X3, with amino-acid sequence MKGHIDVIKLLLRKGASTAKRDKTAFAPLHVAVHEGRIDVVDLLVQHGATVDIRDGFQNTPLMTACVYNRVDIVKRLIQLGARPDVKDGYIAQRLGDYTGCDKSRRLIQAAAKTKLLRCCNPKCGKPGYRKTLKLCAGCKLTRYCSRDCQKQHWSVGHKKCCGHDAYTEEGPHPIDRMKSHPSTCPCKQERFKFPKTS; translated from the exons ATGAAGGGACACATCGACGTTATCAAACTGCTactccgcaagggggcgtctaCAGCGAAGAGAGACAAGACTGCATTTGCTCCCCTTCACGTAGCAGTACACGAAG GAAGGATTGACGTAGTGGACttgctggtgcagcatggtgcaacagTAGACATACGGGACGGCTTCCAGAACACTCCACTCATGACTGCTTGCGTCTACAATCGTGTCGACATCGTTAAGCGACTGATTCAGCTTGGAGCAAGGCCTGATGTAAAAGATGGCTACATAGCCCAGAG ATTGGGAGACTATACCGGCTGTGACAAGAGTCGGAGGCTGATACAAGCGGCGGCGAAgaccaagctgttgagatgctgcaaccctaagtgtggcaaacctggctacag gaaaaccctgaagctgtgtgccgggtgcaagctgacccgctactgcagccgtgactgtcagaaacaacactggtctgtcggacacaagaagtgctgtgggcatgacgcgTACACTGAAGAAGGGCCACACCCCATCGACAGAATGAAATCACATCCTAGCACATGTCCATGTAAACAAGAGAGGTTTAAATTTCCAAAGACGTCATGA